One Paenibacillus sp. SYP-B4298 genomic window, ACCTACAGCATAGGGTCTGTCTTCATGAAGGTTTTGGCGAGATTCTCGGTATTGCGATCACGAGTGTTCGGTCTATAGTCCTCCAGCACATCGATCAGATATTCCTCGCCGTCCTGGTAAGCCCTATATATGAAATGCTCTGGATCAATCAACTGTACCTCATGCCCGCAATCCTTCAGGCATTGCTCGAAGTCCTGAGCAGTCGGCTCTGTTCCTTCCTCCAAATAGATCAAGCCTCTGAGCCGTTTCGTTTCGCCATTGCGCATAACCTTGAAATAAACGGTATGTTCTTTTCTCATGGGTGATCCCTCCTTGCCTTGCATGTTCATTGGTTTGCCCGGGCTGTTGCGGTGCCTGAGGCAGAGCGCCTGAACTGTCCTGTGACAGTTATCCTGTGCCTTAATGCTTCAAGTATACATCATTATTGCAACTTTGGCTGTGATCTAGCGCACAGCCGCCCCTGAGCCCTGTGCAGCCTGACGGGAGCGAGGGCGGTCTACATACATGCGGCCAGCTCAAGAACGTTACACGATATGATACAGCGGTTCTGTAGCCAGGAAGCGCACGGGAAGCTCAGGGAGCTGTTGCTGCAGCCGTTCGGCAAACAGTCGCATGCCCGGCTCCTCGCTCGGGGCGTGTCCGATCATGATAAGCGCTTTGCGGCTGCCTTGGCTAACGGCATCACGGACATACTCGGGCGTCTCCCATTCCGGCCCTTCGCCGGCAATGATCAGATCCACCCCGTGCTGCTGCAGCAGCGTTACACCATTGAGACCGCCGCCCCGATAGCCCACCGTCAGCCCGATTCGGCGGCAGTTCAACCTCGCGTCTCCGGCCACACGCACATAGGGTAGACCAAGCCGCAACTTAATATGGCTGGCGATGTCTACTACACTCCTGTCGCCAGGCAGCTCCACCGTCGTTGCCTCCTTGAAAATATGCTGCACCTGCTGCTCCCAGCCAAGGCTGCGCACCAGTCCTTCTGTGATCAAGTCAGGCTCGACCTGGTGGCAATGGTCATGGTAGCGGTATATAGCCAGTTGATGCTGCTCGATGAAGCGCTGCTTCTCTACTGCGATGGGGTCGTTCTCGTCCAGCCACGGATTGGGATGGTGGTGACTGTAGTACAGCCCTTCATGGGTAATGATCATATTCAGCCCTTGAGCTACGGCTTGTTCCAGCACATGATGGGTAGCCATGAAGGCGACGGCTACTCCGGTAATGCTCATATCCGGGTGTCCGGCGATCAGGCCGTCTACCGTGCTCTGGGCGGATCCTTCCTGCTGTGTCCAACGTTCAATGATGCTCTGTACGGCAAAAGACATATTTCCTATTCCTCTCCTTGCTGTGTAGATCTGTTCCGCCGAACATTGCGAACAGCGGAGGACAGTTCTTCCTATCCATTAGTTGCATTATATAGAGTTCACACTGGAACTGTCCATCCGAGTTCGGTCATGGGTGGTGCAGGTGCTGAAGGGAGGCATTGAAACGAACCGATGATTAATGCTAGAATGGCGACAAAACAATAGAAAGCTGGTAATGAGATATGGCGAAATATTATGTCGTCTGGGCGGGTAAAAAACCTGGCGTATACGCGACATGGGCGGAATGTCAGCGCAACACCTCTGGCGTCGCGGGCGCCAAGTTCAAGTCCTACGAATCGAAGGCGGCAGCCGAGGCGGCCTTCCGTGATGGCTGGCAGAAGCATTGGGGGCAAGGCTCAGGAGGGGCAAGCGGCGCAGAAGGGGCGGCAGGGAAGAAGCCAGTGTCAGGGACGGGAATGACTCGGCGGAGCAGCCGCGGCACGGTGGCAGCGATCGGAGAGATCGACTATGACAGTATCTCGGTTGACGTAGGTACGCATGGCAATCCCGGCCCGATCGAATACCGCGGAGTGGATACCCGCACCGGGAAGGTGCTATTCTCCAACGAGAGCATCGGCAAGGGTACGAATAACCTCGGCGAATTTCTGGCGATTGTGCATGCACTTGCTTACTTGAAGGAGCAGGGCAGCAGCAAAACCGTATACAGCGACTCGCTCAACGCTCTCAAGTGGGTGCGGGAGAAGAAGGTATCGACGACACTGGTGAAGGACGAGTCCACCCGTCAAGTATGGGAGTTGGTTCAGAGGGCAGAGGAATGGCTGCGCACCCATACTTATGACAATAAGGTGCTCAAATGGCAGACGAAGGCATGGGGCGAGATCAAGGCGGACTATGACCGAAAATAGTTCGGCTCGTCTGTTCCAGGGTGTCCCGACTGCGCTAATGCTTTACTGGCGGCAGCTCAACTGATTCCTCGCAGAGTGTGATGTTCAGGCTGCTTATATCCTGACAGACGGCGAGGAAGACGTCCTGCGCCAGCACGCCGCGCTGTCTTAGCTGTTCATAGAGCTGCTGCTCGCTGATATGCAGTTGTTGCAGCGTATCGTATTGCAGCTTGCCTTCAATAATGACCGGGTAAGCGGTCTCGGGCTGTTGCGGCGCAAGGCCAAGCTGTGGCGCCGTCACCGGCATTGTGCTTCCCGTCTTCAGCACGCTTAGCTTGCCATTGGCCTCCAGCACGGCCAGATGGACAGAGGCGACATCGAATATCTCCTGCTCGCGCAGCATTTGCAGGATGTTATCGATGGAATATTTGTATTTCCTCAGATGCTTGGCAACCAATTTCCCCTTGTAGATCATAACGGTTGGCTCGAACGTAATCAGTCGTCCAAACTTGCGGTATCGAATAACCAGGATGGCGACCGTTTTCTGCAGTAGTCCTATAAAGACGATAGCGAATGCGGTCGGCAGATGCCGGATGTCCGGATCGGCAATATCTGCGCCTACGATCGAGCCGAGCGACAAGATAATGAGAAAATCAAACACGGGCAGCTCGCCAATGGAACGCCTCCCCATAAACAACGTGGTCGCCAGCAGCAATGGAAACAACGTGACTGAGCGGAGGGCGACAATTCCAAAATCCTTTAATAGATGCACAGCAGCTATTCCCCCTGTTTCCAAACTTGTCTTTAGAGTAACCCAAGCTTGGGAGAATAATGTGTAGCGGCGAGTATAATGAGCTGCCAGCCGCAGGAAGGGGAAGAGGAGCTCACTTCCCCCCAAGCTATTGCAGAATCAGATTGGTTAACATTTCAATCTGGTGCTCAATGGCGATGGGATCGTCAAAAAACAGATCATAGTAGTCTATCTTGTGAACACGACCGTTTTTAACGGCATCAAGATTTTTCCATAATTCACTCTGTTCCAGTTGCTCAATCGTCTCACGTCCCGAGTTTTCCGGATCATATACGGTCAGAATGATATGCGACCCGGCAATTTCCTCTAGCATTTCGAATGAAATGGATTGATTCCATGCATCACTTTGCTCGAACATTTCCTTCACCCGTTGAGGAGGCTCCATTTGTAGCAGATTGTACAGCACTTCTCCGCCCATATTATGGAATCCGTAGAGCCTCAAGTCCTTCTTAAAAACGCCGAGAATGGTAACGGTGGTGCCGGGAGCGATATCCTTTGCAAGGCGCTGTCTTGATGTCTCAAGATTCTGCTTGAAGGAGCGAATCCAGTTTTCCGCTTCCTCCTG contains:
- a CDS encoding DUF421 domain-containing protein, translating into MHLLKDFGIVALRSVTLFPLLLATTLFMGRRSIGELPVFDFLIILSLGSIVGADIADPDIRHLPTAFAIVFIGLLQKTVAILVIRYRKFGRLITFEPTVMIYKGKLVAKHLRKYKYSIDNILQMLREQEIFDVASVHLAVLEANGKLSVLKTGSTMPVTAPQLGLAPQQPETAYPVIIEGKLQYDTLQQLHISEQQLYEQLRQRGVLAQDVFLAVCQDISSLNITLCEESVELPPVKH
- the rnhA gene encoding ribonuclease H codes for the protein MAKYYVVWAGKKPGVYATWAECQRNTSGVAGAKFKSYESKAAAEAAFRDGWQKHWGQGSGGASGAEGAAGKKPVSGTGMTRRSSRGTVAAIGEIDYDSISVDVGTHGNPGPIEYRGVDTRTGKVLFSNESIGKGTNNLGEFLAIVHALAYLKEQGSSKTVYSDSLNALKWVREKKVSTTLVKDESTRQVWELVQRAEEWLRTHTYDNKVLKWQTKAWGEIKADYDRK
- a CDS encoding Nif3-like dinuclear metal center hexameric protein, producing MSFAVQSIIERWTQQEGSAQSTVDGLIAGHPDMSITGVAVAFMATHHVLEQAVAQGLNMIITHEGLYYSHHHPNPWLDENDPIAVEKQRFIEQHQLAIYRYHDHCHQVEPDLITEGLVRSLGWEQQVQHIFKEATTVELPGDRSVVDIASHIKLRLGLPYVRVAGDARLNCRRIGLTVGYRGGGLNGVTLLQQHGVDLIIAGEGPEWETPEYVRDAVSQGSRKALIMIGHAPSEEPGMRLFAERLQQQLPELPVRFLATEPLYHIV